ATGAAAAAAACCACCATGAAGGTTCTGTTTTTCCTGTAATCATTCGCCCTTAAAAAAGGACGTATCAAAAGCATGGCAGCTCCCGTGGTGCCCATCCATGAAGCCAGTATGGTTCCGATGATTAAAATGACTGTGTTTACTACGGGTGTACCCCGTAAGGAGCCACGGAGCAGTATCCCTCCCGAAACGGTATAGAGGGCCCAAAGCAGTATGATGAAGGGAACATAATCGGCCAGGATAATATGAAGAATTTCATGCAAAGCGGTCCCTTTAAAAACAAATAAGAAAGGTATTCCCAAAGATGCCGCCCAAAAAGCGGAAATTTTGCCGAAATGATGGTGCCAGAAATTCGGAGCGACAAGTGGAAAAAGGGCAATGGAAAGCAGCATGCAGGCAAATGGAATGCAGCTCCATAGCGGCAAAACTTCTCCTAAATTTGGATGGCCATGGCCTGCATCTGCGGCCGCATGTGTTTTTGTATGTGGCGCAACTTCTGGTTTTTCTGGTTTCGACTCAGCATGCTCGTCATAGTGGGCTGAAGCAATTTTTTGTGAAGCATGGGCTGGAACAGTGTCTGGGTTGGAAGCCACAGCCAAACCTGCAAAAATAAAAAAAACGAGTAAGCCGGGCAAGAAGATTGCTGAAATCAATTTTCTGAATATCATTTATCCATTACCTCCTGCTGCATCTATTCAAGTTGAGCTAAGCTTTGATAGAAAGAAAAATTAAAAATATCAAACAGAAACAAAATAGCAACTATTATTTTAGCTTCCAGCAATTTCATGAGAGTTTAAATAAGCTAGAACTCAGGAGCATGTTCACCCGACCACACAACTTACCGGTTTTAGTTAGCGACAACTTCTTTCAAACAAATTAACAACCGCATGATGCTGAGGGATACAAATCGTTGTAAAGTTAAACAGTCATCTGAAATGTATCTTTTGCACTGCTATATAATTGTTGCATTCAGTACGGATTCTGCGGCATGATCAGCGACACTTGTTTGGCGGCAGATTTCCTTAAAACATTGCTATCCTGTTGAATATATATTAAATAATATTTTTATCGCCTAAAGGTGATAAAATAGCTGTTGTGGCATGAATGTTGCTCATATAAACTAACACCAGCCCTAAGTTCCATCTTACTCCATCTGTACCTCATAAAATGCCCTTGCCGGTAGTAACCGACACGGGCATTTTATTTTGTCATCTTCATTAATTGGTAAAAGTCAAACTTGCCGGTTATGCTCTATAGTTGCTGAGGTAACTAAATAATAATATTAAATATGCTTGGCGTTCGGTGAAAACCTGGTGGTAAAAAATAATCAGGACAATAAGGTCGTGCAATTTAACGCGCAATGTGATATATGATAAACTATAAATGCAACAGTTCAATTGAATGAATTGAATGAGTTGGAGTCAATACAGCATGTCCACATCCAGTCCGCAACAACTGCTTAACAAAATACCTTTATTTAACGCCTTGAGCGATTCAGATCTTAAAAGTTTATCGGAATGTGTTCGCCTGCGGTCTTTAAAAAAAGGACAGACGCTTTTCCAAAAAGGGGACGAAGGTTCGTCTCTGTATATAATCAAACAAGGGACCATTAAAATTGTGCTTCCATCAAGATTGGGGGATGAGGTCATCGTCACCATTTTTTCCGATGGAGATTTTTTTGGTGAAATGGCGCTATTTGACGGACAACCCAGATCGGCAGACGCTCTGGCAATGGAATCCTCAAAAATTTATATGCTCAGCAGAAACGAGTTTCTCTTATTTTTGCACTCCAATATTAATGCCATGAAATCGATACTGTCGCAGCTAACAAAACGGCTGCGCAATACGGATGATTTTCTCGAAGGCACCTGTTTTTTAAGTGTTTCCGCCAGGCTGGCAAAGAAACTTCTGGATCTTGCCAAAGCTTATGGCCGAAAAGATGGTGACAGAATTAATATTGATTTAAACCTGACGCAGAAAGAGCTTGGAGATATGATAGGTTCAACCAGGGAAAGTATTAACAAGGAGCTTAAAATCCTTCGGGATAAAGGATTGATCACCAACCAGGAAAACAAAATTCAAATCGTTGATATGGTACGATTAAAGCGCAGGGCCTATTAGTCACATATTGATGGTTTAGTAAAAACTCCAATTTAGACGGTTCGGCAAAAAATCAAATTTACGGCGTACCACTTTCGCACCCTCTAGTTTGTTCTAGGCCATAGACGGTAAGGAATAACCATAACTATTTACCGTAAAAAATACTGCCGGCGCTTGTTAACCACGGCACCAATCAATACATAGAGCTATGATGCTGGATACCCTGTTCAATACCAGATGTTATATCTTGCTGGTGCCTGATTATATGGTATGTCGCCCAGGATGCCGGTTAGCAGATAAAGGAAGAATTTTTTGTTTTAAAAATGCGATGATTATCCCCTGACCGTTTTGAAGGTGATTGGATTCAGGGATGAGAAACTTAAGAAAAAAATGAACAGATGGAAAACTTGGGTTAATATGCAAAACCGGAGCTGAAAGCATGGCAGATTTTTTATGGAAGAATTATTTTAGAAGAACCAGCGAAGAAAAAGAGATAAGTGCAATTTTAAAAGAGAATATTTTATTCGCCGATCTTAGTTCCAAACAGCTCAAGTTTGTGACCCACATTGTTCACCTTCGCAAGTATCGAACCGGTGAAGTTGTTTTCCACCAAGGTGAAGTCGGTGTCGGCATGTACATTATTGCTAGCGGGCAGATAAATATTACCAAAGAAGAAACGATTTCCCATAAAAGTAAAACCCCAAACGGAATTATCATCACAAAACTTGTGCCGGGTGATTTTTTTGGTGAACTTTCTCTGGTGGAAGAGAACGGGAGGCGCAGCGCAACAGCGATTGCAGGAGAAGAGACATCTCTTATCGGCTTTTTTAAGCCTGATTTACTTGAAATTCTGGAAAGAAGGCCCAGTGTAGGGGTAAAAATTGCCCTT
The Thermodesulfobacteriota bacterium DNA segment above includes these coding regions:
- a CDS encoding Crp/Fnr family transcriptional regulator, translated to MSTSSPQQLLNKIPLFNALSDSDLKSLSECVRLRSLKKGQTLFQKGDEGSSLYIIKQGTIKIVLPSRLGDEVIVTIFSDGDFFGEMALFDGQPRSADALAMESSKIYMLSRNEFLLFLHSNINAMKSILSQLTKRLRNTDDFLEGTCFLSVSARLAKKLLDLAKAYGRKDGDRINIDLNLTQKELGDMIGSTRESINKELKILRDKGLITNQENKIQIVDMVRLKRRAY
- a CDS encoding cyclic nucleotide-binding domain-containing protein → MADFLWKNYFRRTSEEKEISAILKENILFADLSSKQLKFVTHIVHLRKYRTGEVVFHQGEVGVGMYIIASGQINITKEETISHKSKTPNGIIITKLVPGDFFGELSLVEENGRRSATAIAGEETSLIGFFKPDLLEILERRPSVGVKIALRLGEVMSKRLKETTDRVSILEEQLTLLQSPSST